The Culex pipiens pallens isolate TS chromosome 2, TS_CPP_V2, whole genome shotgun sequence DNA window tctaacgaacgatctttttaaattcagagtattttttctttgtgtgtagagtttttttttgaataggtcctataagctattgtgtttcatatgtgtattagaccatttaaaaaaaaaacaaagtttattttcaaaaaaaaaaatcaataacttttCTGTATTTCACGtgaattaagagcgagtccacacacaaagaaaaattaatctaaatttaaaaagatcgttcgttggattaaaagttcgcgttggtgaatattcgtatagaaagttcaaacttttcaatttaaaagttggaaagtttttgatactaccgtGCATTTATgtaacaaaatcgttgtattggtaaaagtatttttcttttaattggaaaagaaatcttttttggcaagaatacacaacatttagcactacagggataatttcagaaaaatgtgctgggttttttacatttattcaaGGCAGGGttgaaatggatcaaaataaacgtttttatgcatgtttctattgtctcaggaacacgaatatgataaaattatcaccagaaaatgggatctaaggggtcctccaggcaaaaaattacaaccaaaaaattcactaaaagtaaaagtgtctatttaataatgttaaactgccttacccaaagcgttctcagtctcagatggtagtcccagatgtcccctacaagctgcaggtcgaaccgagttgatatctggatggaacacttttttatttgagtttgaaaactatgcaattttttccactaaaatgccaataactccctttagatttaaccaattgggatgcttctccctgcattttgttgcattttttaagccctgtcagatgcattttgaattttgaaaatagattgatttttgcctaagttatagccttttaaagatttttgacgtttttgagccTTCAAAATTTGTGTCCCGGTTTGCCCCACCTCCCGTTgatctagagtgctcatattttggccagatgctagtttaatatgtacaaacaacccctgaaaatttcaggcagattggtgaggtcgatgtgagatgggtatgctttgctcgtggactcgctcttaagtatgCTTCAGCTTCAGGTTGgccaaatttacatagggcttcaGTCCTATTTCGTGccgcccttttcaaatattgctCCAGAGATGGACGTTTCGTTGCGCAGCAGCTTCGCGGACTTCATTTTGGAGCGCGACAGCAATGAAGAGAACAGGGCGTTCACGTTGCCAGCCTTCATCGGGAAAGGCAAGGAGGTTCAATGTCGTTGGCTGTTGATTCAGGAAGGGTGGTTAatgtttcccgaaaaaaaaacgactgcACTATAATCACGTTTAGCGTTTTGGAAGGAAGTTTGCGGGCGGGTAGTTGTTGATTATTGTCGCTCTGGCACTAAACCGAATCGAGCGATTTCCACTCTCGCCGCACTTTTTCTCTCCGCCTTTTTTGCCAAGCTTTATTTGGTATTACCCGATCAGAGTGTAGCCAAGTTTGTTATGATTCCTCCATGTTGTTTTGAttggagtagtgcggtgcctgtgtggacgctcagtcctgttttttcgtgttattttccgtctcttttgtgtcgctgttcgagtgcatggggtgattggtcattataattaaataatggcatcagtagtgcggtgcctgtgtggacgctcagtcctgttttttcgtgttattttccgtctcttttgtgtcgctgttcgagtgcatggggtgattggtcattataattaaataatggcatcagtagtgcggtgcctgtgtggacgtgcagtcctgttttttcgtgttattttccgtctcttttatgtcgctgttcgagtgcatggggtgattggtcattataattaaataatggcatcagtagtgcggtgcctgtgtggacgcgcagtcctgttttttcgtgttattttccatctcttttgtgtcgctatttgtgtacatggggtgattggatttcttctgattcgtgttgttttcatctcttttgtgtcgctgtttgtgtgcatggggtgattggtcttcttcttcttcttttttctttatttttagttagcgcgttcgttggccaatgagtttatttttgttctctttacatagttttcgatagaaacgatccgaattcttttttttttcgagacaagcaagtcgtattgctggattaagtcctttctatatcatcgatgatcggaaggcacgccgacgaataagttttaaggcttatgatataaaatcattttaatgaataaagcccttcttacatcaccgttgatcggaaggcacgccgacgaagaatttctggaggatcgcggtcgaattaatactatatttaaaattctagatagctatctttcggattcgattgtgagtagcgggacttcgcggttactatgcaacgtattttttggagtctttttatattttaaatttataagtccttcttttatcatcgttgataggaaggcacgccgccggttaagttcgtttaagttattgttttaatttcattacaatcggttacgtggtgtcctgttttcttttcgtttatattcgttgatcgtaataatttattccaactggcagctttagtattaactcatctactatttttgacatttgctcgcgttatcttaattgtaccaacagtaaaaatatactgataagtccagcccatagcactaccgctcggttggcacgcgttcgattaaaacaaactttttaaataatcaattatttatctttccgcagccggctgcctaagatttaaaatttcaaccgataaacaaaatgctcatggtcacatcactgccactcgtgaatcctgacctcatacccatctactaaccccctcaaaactcatgtgatactttgtcggagaagcagtcgattgggcggtctctatcactcaagtatcggactaacattcccatccacttccccgtgaccctaccactggtcgtggccggcgccggtattgatcagcatgataggggcctttgagaagttgcgaagcgaggaaagatagcatccacttatcttccacggctcgtggatgtaacttctggaggtcctggtcaataacggagtagcaactgcgggtgggcacctatgcttatgcttattccTCCATGTTGTTTTGATTGGCGAAATTTTTTGTCGAgggatgaaacatttttttttgtttatttaataaaaaaacaaataaaatatgtactatttttatcttcaaaaatgCCCATCATTATCATCCAAAACATCCGAGGGCAACACGCAAGCACTGATgctatttattttgcaaaaaaatgcagaGAGAAAAAGTGCGGCGAGAGTTGAAATCGCTCGTTTCGATTTGGTGCCAGAGCGACAAAATGTTGTCAGTGACGTTTCAGCACAACATATCGTtactagagaccctaaatagggagactggtcgaacattgctaaatcgatctggcaacgtatgttttgagcttggcaacactgacaaGTTTtactgggcgtaaaggcaaatgctcgtttggatacgtcaaactcgtgtctgtttgggtacgtcaaattcacttcgaccagtctccctatttagggtccctAATCGTTACACTCAGAAATGATGTTGATAAGTTTGCGAAGCGTAGTGTCGGAGAAGTCGCCGCAAAAAttcgatttatttccgaaaccACAATAACACTTCTTTCCGAGTGCCTGAATACGCTTCAACGCGACTTTCGAGGTCATATTTTTCGGCGGCTCCTGTCCGTAGCCGGTGACGTCTACGTAATCCTTCCGCTTTTCGTTTGAAGACGGAACTTCGCTGTCGCAGACTGTCGTTGTCTTCTAGTCCAATCCCTCATTAATGGTGCGCGCCTGGGTGAGCGCTTTCCAAAGCAAACAAAAAGGTTTGTTCCCATGCATgtttgaaatttgcaacaaatcatTTTGGTCTAGATTGTTGCAGCTGCTGAAAAGGGTAAAACTGAGCTGACAAACAAAGGGTAAAAATTCCGCACCCCAAACTGGCAACCATGCCGTTGACAGCCCCGGAGTGGCGGGCATAAAACAACTGTCAGCGGGCGTCGTTCGGCATCTCCTCCACATCGTCACAAATTTTGACACGTTTCGGCTACGTCTGCGGCTCATTCGGTTGCGTTCCGTCTTTCTTGGCCCACACAAGCCCAATCCAAACTTTCGCTTCACCAGTGCCACATCCTCCAGAGCGAGCCCGTcagagaaaaagtttttttgggtTGAAAATGGCCGAACCGCAAACTACCAGCTCCGGATTCACGAAGGAGGAGGAACTGCTGCTGCAGGATTTCAGCCGGAACGTTAGCACCAAGTCCAACGCGCTGTTCTACGGCAATGCCTTCATCATCTCGGCCGTTCCGATCTGTGAGTATCGTTGGGGACAGTGGTTTTGGTTGAGTTGATGGGGGAACGGCTCTAATCGGAAATGGTTTTCCAGGGCTGTTCTGGAGGGTGCACCAGATGGAGCTGCTGCCGTCGCTGGTGTTCTTTGCCATCGTGACCGGTCTGTGCACGTACCTGATGGCGATGGCCTACAAGAACACCAAGTTCTCGCTCAAGCACAAGATTGCCAACAAGCGCGAGGACGCCGTGACCCGCGAGATGACCGCCCTGCTGGCCGACGACAAGAAGATCAGCCGCAAGGAGAAGGACGAGCGCATCCTGTGGAAGAAGAACGACGTGGCCGAGTACGAGGCGACCACCTTCTCGATCTTCTACAACAACGCCCTGTTCCTGGCGGTGGTCATCTTTGCCAGCTTCTACCTGCTGCGCTCGTTCCAGCCCACCTTCAACTACATCTTCTCGGTGGCCGGTGCCGGCGGTCTGATGGCCCTGCTTTCCACCGGAAAGTCGGCGTAAAGCCGTCCACCGGACGCACGCATTTAAGCTAAGCGAAGGCagatttttcttcttcttttttactCCGTTACTCATTcatattataatttaaaaaaacattttcgtcACACAAACGA harbors:
- the LOC120417348 gene encoding translocon-associated protein subunit gamma, with protein sequence MAEPQTTSSGFTKEEELLLQDFSRNVSTKSNALFYGNAFIISAVPIWLFWRVHQMELLPSLVFFAIVTGLCTYLMAMAYKNTKFSLKHKIANKREDAVTREMTALLADDKKISRKEKDERILWKKNDVAEYEATTFSIFYNNALFLAVVIFASFYLLRSFQPTFNYIFSVAGAGGLMALLSTGKSA